One genomic segment of Nocardioides cavernaquae includes these proteins:
- a CDS encoding RNA polymerase sigma factor, translated as MDEKQFDDFYTASFARITGQLYAMIGDRDEAQECVQEAFVRAWTHRRKLSQADHPEAWVRTTAYRLAVSRWRRTRLSRRPADRAVSPPTQTEASDETRVALVTALRQLPEAQRQALVLHHLCDLPVHDVAREVGVPEGTVKARLSRGRAALAVLLSPDTQSDPGAHHV; from the coding sequence ATGGATGAGAAGCAGTTCGACGACTTCTACACCGCGTCGTTCGCCCGGATCACCGGTCAGCTCTACGCGATGATCGGGGACCGCGACGAAGCCCAGGAGTGCGTGCAGGAAGCGTTCGTCCGCGCCTGGACCCATCGCCGCAAGCTCTCCCAGGCGGACCACCCCGAGGCATGGGTCCGCACCACGGCGTACCGGCTCGCGGTCAGCCGCTGGCGGCGTACCCGCCTGAGCCGGAGGCCGGCAGACCGGGCGGTTTCGCCGCCGACGCAGACCGAGGCGTCCGATGAGACGCGCGTCGCCCTGGTGACCGCGTTGCGGCAGCTGCCCGAGGCACAGCGACAGGCGCTCGTCCTCCACCACCTCTGTGACCTTCCCGTCCATGACGTGGCCCGCGAGGTCGGCGTACCCGAGGGGACCGTCAAGGCCCGCCTCTCCCGCGGCCGAGCGGCCCTCGCCGTGCTGCTCTCCCCCGACACCCAGAGCGACCCGGGAGCCCACCATGTCTGA
- a CDS encoding sensor domain-containing protein — MSERDPIRDLENFGTGGVPVTPLSPAEVRRLGDRRRTRRNAVVATGAVAVVAVIAAPFAFLGGGPNRPEPPSTTITPTVTPSVTDSAEPAPPGGWRTTIPDDFPLLHDLPERNDQGEETTTTSRLVLEPMDFCGTTPWSYTGTVAHKGVDFNGPEDYRDRVIATYSDARAAQLALDGARDSATGCDEETADGTTKRNTVWGAQIPASDDTFLITTRYQMAGTTGYMPGMTTLLVTRVGNALFLTTESNEGGMTDEQTSSAVEEMVGWSGTMTAAMCIYASDPCGGPSSSTTEIPSDFPLGLANPLGSDGTVNGTPAGERMTHADPCDSKGILVSEPVDRLDYDLMGPEFHEMRELRTYPDAATAQAALDNLAAAVADCPNETLTNGIEATWSTHDVTTGYSTVTASRAIGEEGGYTWQYTRVGRALVGIVWAGEGGSPESLRDNAQWMTEITKQIAPKMCLFTQDGC, encoded by the coding sequence ATGTCTGAGCGCGACCCGATCCGTGATCTCGAGAACTTCGGCACCGGAGGTGTGCCCGTGACTCCCCTGTCCCCCGCCGAGGTACGCCGCCTCGGCGACCGCCGCCGCACCCGGCGCAATGCCGTCGTGGCCACCGGCGCAGTCGCCGTCGTCGCCGTCATCGCGGCGCCGTTCGCCTTCCTCGGTGGAGGGCCCAACAGGCCCGAGCCGCCGTCGACCACGATCACGCCGACCGTCACCCCCAGCGTCACGGACAGTGCCGAGCCCGCGCCACCGGGCGGCTGGAGGACCACGATCCCGGACGACTTCCCGTTGCTCCACGACCTCCCGGAACGCAATGACCAAGGCGAGGAGACCACGACGACCTCCAGGCTCGTGCTCGAGCCCATGGACTTCTGCGGGACGACACCGTGGAGCTACACGGGCACGGTTGCCCACAAGGGCGTCGACTTCAACGGCCCCGAGGACTACCGCGACCGGGTGATCGCCACCTACAGCGACGCCCGTGCGGCACAGCTCGCTCTCGATGGGGCACGTGACTCAGCCACGGGTTGCGACGAGGAGACGGCCGACGGCACCACCAAGCGCAACACCGTGTGGGGCGCCCAGATCCCGGCGAGCGACGACACCTTCCTGATCACGACTCGCTACCAGATGGCCGGGACGACGGGCTACATGCCCGGGATGACCACGCTCCTGGTCACCCGCGTGGGCAACGCGCTCTTCCTCACCACCGAGAGCAACGAAGGCGGCATGACGGACGAGCAGACGAGCAGCGCCGTCGAGGAGATGGTCGGCTGGTCCGGCACGATGACGGCGGCGATGTGCATCTACGCCAGCGACCCGTGTGGCGGCCCGAGCTCGTCGACGACCGAGATCCCCTCCGACTTCCCGCTCGGCCTCGCCAACCCGCTGGGCTCCGACGGGACGGTGAACGGCACCCCCGCAGGTGAGCGCATGACCCACGCCGACCCGTGCGACAGCAAGGGGATCCTGGTGAGCGAGCCGGTCGACCGGCTCGACTACGACCTGATGGGCCCGGAGTTCCACGAGATGCGCGAGCTCCGGACCTATCCTGACGCCGCGACCGCCCAGGCAGCACTCGACAACCTTGCCGCTGCGGTCGCGGACTGCCCGAACGAGACCCTCACCAACGGCATCGAAGCGACCTGGAGCACCCACGACGTCACCACTGGCTACAGCACCGTGACCGCCTCACGGGCCATCGGCGAGGAGGGCGGCTACACCTGGCAGTACACCCGCGTCGGGCGCGCCCTCGTCGGCATCGTCTGGGCGGGCGAGGGCGGAAGCCCGGAGTCCCTGCGCGACAACGCCCAGTGGATGACCGAGATCACCAAGCAGATCGCACCGAAGATGTGCCTGTTCACCCAGGACGGCTGCTGA
- the pcrA gene encoding DNA helicase PcrA, which produces MSTPFPIPGLEHLQPAPATDSRARALTAEALLEGLNAPQRAAVVHAGAPLLVVAGAGSGKTRVLTRRIAWLVQERRAHPGSILAITFTNKAAAEMKERVEDLIGKRARVMWVSTFHSACVRILRKEADKLGFKSNFSIYDASDSKRLMQLVCNDLDLDPKKFQPRAVLNWVSNQKNELKDPDEAAKDAANGFEQSYAAAYVNYQRRLREANALDFDDLIMTTVHLFQAFPEVREVYRRRFRHVLVDEYQDTNHAQYAFIHQLCADSMEEDTSGGERVPPAELMVVGDADQSIYAFRGANIRNIMDFEQDFPNASSILLEQNYRSTQTILNAANSVISNNKGRKPKRLWSQAGDGAKIVGYVADDEHDEARFISREIDTLTDGGSRPGDVAVFYRTNAQSRVFEEIFIRHGMPYKVVGGVRFYERKEVRDALAYLRMLANPADEISLRRVLNTPKRGIGDRAEACVAAYAERERITFWEALLNASEAAGIATRSLNAIKLFTDMVQELQSMVAAGERADVILESVLTRSGLLAELESSDDPQDETRVENLAELVAVAREFSDDPQAGPSADPADVDAGTVTPGLSDFLERVALVADSDQIPESPEAEEKGVVTLMTLHTAKGLEFPVVFLTGMEDGVFPHMRALGDLPELEEERRLAYVGVTRARERLYLSRAVMRSAWGAPSHNPASRFIDELPVDLVDWRRTEGSQTTWRRSSYDDSSTSWGSGGESFGSGFATPTAAGRRNFGSAALRIDAAAKAKKARAIPSLAPGDRVTHDSFGLGTVVAVEGAAEKAVASIDFGSEGVKRLLLRYAPVEKL; this is translated from the coding sequence ATGAGCACCCCTTTTCCGATCCCCGGCCTTGAGCACCTCCAGCCCGCCCCTGCGACCGATTCGCGCGCCAGGGCCCTGACGGCGGAGGCCCTGCTCGAGGGCCTCAACGCGCCGCAGCGCGCCGCTGTCGTGCACGCGGGTGCCCCGCTGCTGGTCGTGGCGGGCGCCGGCTCGGGCAAGACCCGTGTGCTGACCCGGCGCATCGCGTGGCTGGTCCAGGAGCGGCGAGCCCATCCGGGGAGCATCCTCGCGATCACCTTCACCAACAAGGCCGCGGCCGAGATGAAGGAGCGCGTCGAGGACCTGATCGGCAAGCGCGCGCGGGTGATGTGGGTCAGCACCTTCCACTCCGCGTGCGTGCGGATCCTGCGCAAGGAGGCCGACAAGCTCGGCTTCAAGAGCAACTTCTCGATCTACGACGCGAGCGACTCCAAGAGACTGATGCAGCTGGTCTGCAACGACCTCGACCTCGACCCGAAGAAGTTCCAGCCGCGCGCGGTCCTCAACTGGGTCTCCAACCAGAAGAACGAGCTCAAGGACCCCGACGAGGCGGCGAAGGACGCGGCCAACGGCTTCGAGCAGTCCTACGCCGCGGCGTACGTCAACTACCAGCGGCGGCTGCGCGAGGCCAATGCCCTCGACTTCGATGACCTGATCATGACCACGGTGCACCTGTTCCAGGCGTTCCCGGAGGTGCGCGAGGTCTACCGTCGCCGCTTCCGCCATGTGCTGGTCGACGAGTACCAGGACACCAACCACGCGCAGTACGCGTTCATCCACCAGCTCTGTGCTGACTCCATGGAAGAGGACACGAGCGGTGGCGAGCGTGTGCCGCCGGCCGAGCTGATGGTCGTCGGTGACGCCGACCAGTCGATCTATGCGTTCCGTGGCGCCAACATCCGCAACATCATGGACTTCGAGCAGGACTTCCCCAACGCCAGCTCGATCCTGCTCGAGCAGAACTACCGCTCGACCCAGACCATCCTCAACGCCGCCAACTCGGTGATCAGCAACAACAAGGGCCGCAAGCCGAAGCGGTTGTGGTCGCAGGCCGGCGACGGGGCCAAGATCGTCGGCTACGTCGCAGACGACGAGCACGACGAGGCGCGGTTCATCTCGCGGGAGATCGACACGCTCACCGACGGTGGCTCGCGGCCGGGAGACGTCGCGGTCTTCTACCGGACCAACGCCCAGAGCCGCGTGTTCGAGGAGATCTTCATCCGCCACGGCATGCCCTACAAGGTCGTCGGCGGGGTGCGGTTCTACGAGCGCAAGGAGGTCCGCGACGCGCTGGCCTACCTGCGCATGCTGGCCAACCCGGCCGACGAGATCTCGCTGCGCCGCGTGCTCAACACCCCCAAGCGCGGCATCGGCGACCGCGCCGAGGCCTGCGTCGCGGCGTACGCCGAGCGGGAGCGCATCACCTTCTGGGAGGCACTGCTCAACGCATCCGAGGCTGCGGGCATCGCGACCCGGTCGCTCAACGCGATCAAGCTGTTCACGGACATGGTCCAGGAGCTGCAGTCGATGGTGGCCGCGGGGGAGCGGGCCGACGTCATCCTGGAGTCGGTGCTGACCCGGTCCGGCCTGCTCGCCGAGCTGGAGAGCTCCGACGACCCGCAGGACGAGACCCGCGTCGAGAACCTCGCCGAGCTCGTCGCTGTCGCGCGTGAGTTCAGCGACGACCCCCAGGCCGGCCCGTCCGCCGACCCGGCCGACGTCGACGCCGGCACGGTGACCCCGGGGTTGTCCGACTTCCTCGAGCGGGTCGCCCTGGTCGCTGACTCCGACCAGATCCCCGAGTCGCCGGAGGCGGAGGAGAAGGGCGTCGTCACGCTGATGACGCTCCACACCGCCAAGGGCCTGGAGTTCCCGGTCGTCTTCCTGACCGGCATGGAGGACGGCGTCTTCCCGCACATGCGCGCGCTGGGCGACCTGCCCGAGCTCGAGGAGGAGCGCCGGCTCGCCTACGTCGGCGTCACCCGCGCCCGCGAGCGCCTCTACCTCTCCCGCGCCGTCATGCGCTCGGCCTGGGGCGCACCGTCGCACAACCCTGCCTCGCGCTTCATCGACGAGCTCCCGGTCGACCTCGTCGACTGGCGGCGCACCGAGGGCTCGCAGACCACCTGGCGCCGCTCGTCGTACGACGACAGCTCGACGTCGTGGGGCTCCGGGGGAGAGTCGTTCGGGTCGGGCTTCGCGACTCCGACTGCTGCGGGCCGACGCAACTTCGGCTCGGCGGCCCTCCGCATCGATGCCGCTGCCAAGGCCAAGAAGGCCCGCGCGATCCCGTCACTGGCTCCGGGCGACCGGGTCACCCACGACTCGTTCGGCCTGGGGACTGTCGTGGCCGTCGAGGGGGCAGCCGAGAAGGCGGTCGCGTCGATCGACTTCGGGTCCGAAGGCGTCAAGCGGCTGCTGTTGCGCTACGCCCCGGTCGAGAAGCTCTAG
- a CDS encoding LuxR C-terminal-related transcriptional regulator, with protein MTRVLIVDDHAMFRGGVRAELSSEPARAAGVEIVGEAADVDSAVAAVVAHRPDVVLLDVHLPGGGGAEVMRRTGPSGPRFLALSVSDAAEDVIGTIRAGARGYVTKTITGPELVSAIGRVAEGDAVFSPRLAGFVLDAFAGAGLSADIAAVDEDLDRLTEREREVMRLIARGYSYKEVAKELFISVKTVETHMSAVLRKLQLSSRHELTRWANDRRLL; from the coding sequence ATGACGCGCGTCCTGATCGTCGATGACCACGCGATGTTCCGCGGAGGTGTGCGGGCGGAGCTGTCGTCCGAACCCGCGAGGGCCGCAGGTGTGGAGATCGTGGGCGAGGCGGCAGACGTCGACTCCGCGGTGGCTGCCGTCGTGGCACACCGGCCCGACGTCGTACTCCTGGACGTGCACCTGCCCGGCGGCGGTGGTGCCGAGGTCATGCGGCGCACCGGTCCGTCCGGACCGCGCTTCCTCGCGCTGTCGGTCTCCGACGCGGCCGAGGACGTGATCGGCACGATCCGTGCGGGTGCCCGCGGATACGTCACCAAGACGATCACCGGTCCCGAGCTGGTCAGCGCGATCGGGCGCGTGGCCGAGGGCGACGCGGTCTTCTCGCCGCGGCTGGCGGGTTTCGTGCTCGATGCCTTTGCGGGGGCTGGGCTGTCCGCCGACATCGCCGCCGTGGACGAGGACCTCGACCGGCTGACCGAGCGCGAGCGCGAGGTCATGCGGCTCATCGCCCGGGGCTACTCCTACAAGGAGGTCGCGAAGGAGCTCTTCATCTCGGTGAAGACCGTCGAGACCCACATGTCGGCGGTGCTGCGGAAGCTGCAGCTCTCCTCCCGGCACGAGCTGACTCGCTGGGCCAACGACCGCCGCCTGCTCTGA
- a CDS encoding ATP-binding protein: MTEHAPSGPAYVPRRAARDTAAGYLGGVAAGLAEHLALPVLWIRVAFVASGALGGLGIVMYGALWLALPAATRDPDLAPGLAAASRGGRRPGTGRRLADVGPAIALAALGFGALLLLESVIGRGTVFWVLALGLTGVALIWRQADEAQRERWRDSGGRVDPVRALIGNGGWAAWARLLSGAALVLTALVLFALRSGQLQVARDVLIATLLGLVGLLLTLGPWVIRLATDLSDEREKRVRTEERADVAAHLHDSVLQTLALIQKNAADPAQVSRLARAQERDLRTWLFEGDVVAGTLSAALAEIAADVEAEHAIAVEVVTVGELTLTERAHPIVLATREAVVNAARHSGATRVDVYAEVAGGVLSVYVKDRGVGFDPAGVAGDRQGVRGSIVDRMVRHGGAAVVTSTPGEGTEIVLRMPLEEGKS; the protein is encoded by the coding sequence ATGACCGAACACGCACCCTCCGGACCTGCCTACGTGCCGCGGCGAGCTGCCCGCGACACGGCTGCCGGCTACCTCGGTGGGGTCGCGGCCGGCCTGGCCGAGCACCTGGCGCTCCCCGTGCTCTGGATCCGGGTCGCGTTCGTCGCCTCCGGTGCCCTGGGCGGCCTCGGCATCGTCATGTACGGCGCGTTGTGGCTCGCGCTCCCCGCCGCAACGCGCGACCCGGACCTTGCCCCGGGCCTCGCGGCAGCATCGCGCGGAGGACGCCGGCCCGGCACGGGCAGGCGGCTCGCGGACGTCGGTCCGGCCATCGCGCTCGCGGCGCTCGGGTTCGGCGCGCTGCTCCTGCTGGAGTCCGTCATCGGACGCGGCACGGTGTTCTGGGTCCTCGCTCTGGGGCTCACTGGTGTCGCCCTGATCTGGCGTCAGGCCGACGAGGCGCAGCGCGAGCGCTGGCGCGACTCCGGTGGCCGCGTCGACCCGGTGCGTGCCCTGATCGGCAACGGCGGCTGGGCCGCCTGGGCCCGCCTGCTCAGTGGCGCTGCGCTCGTGCTGACCGCGTTGGTTCTCTTCGCGCTGCGGAGCGGGCAGCTGCAGGTCGCGCGCGACGTACTCATTGCCACGCTGCTCGGGCTCGTCGGGTTGCTGCTGACCCTCGGACCCTGGGTGATCCGGCTCGCCACTGACCTCTCCGACGAGCGCGAGAAGCGGGTCCGCACCGAGGAGCGCGCCGACGTGGCGGCTCACCTGCACGACTCCGTGCTGCAGACCCTCGCCCTGATCCAGAAGAACGCCGCTGACCCGGCGCAGGTCTCCCGGCTGGCTCGTGCACAGGAGCGTGACCTGCGCACCTGGCTCTTCGAGGGCGACGTCGTGGCCGGCACCCTGTCCGCCGCGCTCGCCGAGATCGCGGCGGACGTCGAGGCCGAGCACGCCATCGCCGTCGAGGTGGTCACCGTCGGTGAGCTGACCCTCACCGAGCGCGCCCACCCCATCGTCCTCGCCACCCGCGAAGCGGTGGTCAACGCCGCGCGCCACTCGGGCGCCACTCGCGTCGACGTGTACGCCGAGGTGGCCGGCGGCGTCCTGTCGGTCTACGTGAAGGACCGCGGTGTCGGTTTCGACCCCGCAGGTGTCGCGGGCGACCGCCAGGGAGTGCGCGGCAGCATCGTCGACCGCATGGTGCGCCACGGCGGCGCTGCCGTGGTGACGTCCACACCAGGCGAGGGCACCGAGATCGTGCTCCGCATGCCCTTGGAAGAAGGAAAGTCATGA
- the sucD gene encoding succinate--CoA ligase subunit alpha, protein MSIYLNKDSKIIVQGITGGMGAKHTALMLDSGATIVGGVNARKAGTTVTHKDATGADVELPVFGSVSEAMKETGANVSVLFVPPAFTKDAAIEAIDAEIPLIVVITEGVPVQDTAEVWSYLQGKSTRMIGPNCPGIITPGESLAGITPHTIAGKGPVGLVSKSGTLTYQMMYELRDFGFTTAIGIGGDPIVGTTHIDALQAFEEDPETKLIVMIGEIGGDAEERAADYIKANITKPVVGYVAGFTAPEGKTMGHAGAIVSGSAGTAAAKQEALEAVGVKVGKTPSATAALARELLIGLGIEPNA, encoded by the coding sequence ATGAGCATTTACCTGAACAAGGACAGCAAGATCATCGTCCAGGGCATCACGGGTGGCATGGGTGCCAAGCACACGGCCCTCATGCTTGACTCGGGCGCGACGATCGTGGGCGGCGTCAACGCCCGCAAGGCCGGCACGACCGTGACCCACAAGGACGCCACTGGCGCCGACGTGGAGCTCCCGGTCTTCGGCTCGGTCTCCGAGGCCATGAAGGAGACCGGCGCCAACGTGTCGGTGCTCTTCGTCCCGCCGGCGTTCACGAAGGACGCGGCGATCGAGGCGATTGACGCCGAGATCCCGCTCATCGTCGTGATCACCGAGGGTGTCCCGGTGCAGGACACGGCCGAGGTCTGGTCGTACCTGCAGGGCAAGTCCACGCGCATGATCGGCCCGAACTGCCCCGGCATCATCACGCCGGGCGAGTCGCTGGCCGGCATCACGCCGCACACCATCGCGGGCAAGGGTCCGGTCGGCCTCGTGTCGAAGTCCGGCACCCTGACCTACCAGATGATGTACGAGCTGCGTGACTTCGGCTTCACCACCGCCATCGGCATCGGCGGTGACCCGATCGTCGGCACCACGCACATCGACGCGCTCCAGGCCTTCGAGGAGGACCCGGAGACGAAGCTGATCGTCATGATCGGTGAGATCGGTGGCGACGCCGAAGAGCGTGCGGCTGACTACATCAAGGCCAACATCACCAAGCCGGTCGTCGGCTACGTGGCTGGCTTCACCGCTCCGGAGGGCAAGACCATGGGCCACGCCGGCGCCATCGTCTCGGGCTCCGCGGGCACCGCTGCCGCCAAGCAGGAGGCCCTCGAGGCCGTCGGCGTCAAGGTCGGCAAGACGCCGTCCGCGACTGCTGCTCTGGCGCGCGAGCTCCTGATCGGCCTCGGCATCGAGCCGAACGCCTGA
- a CDS encoding M23 family metallopeptidase: MADHRASRGARDASRGVPGAASSTAGKRKAVKHAAPRGPIIKGLPSAPVMLGVAALSLSATGAVSAAADETAAASAPVRFAAPANALSGSTDVGSTQLDDARAEVVSRDSQRDALETATSEKLQDAAEEQAEQRATELAKLARAAQDQAKEIKANQWVLPLDAGTYRISEGFGEGYSWRGYAHTGLDFAAPSGTPIHAVASGTITFAGYAGGCGNMTMQVLDDGTELKYCHQSSIATSVGTRVTAGQIIGYVGTTGHSTGNHLHLEVHPGGGDGVDPYAALVANGVTP; this comes from the coding sequence ATGGCTGACCACCGAGCATCTCGCGGCGCGCGTGACGCAAGCCGAGGGGTCCCCGGAGCAGCGAGCAGCACCGCTGGCAAGCGCAAGGCTGTGAAGCACGCCGCCCCGCGCGGCCCGATCATCAAGGGCCTGCCGTCCGCGCCCGTCATGCTTGGCGTCGCAGCACTCTCGCTGTCCGCCACCGGCGCCGTCAGCGCGGCCGCCGACGAGACCGCAGCCGCCTCCGCGCCCGTGCGCTTCGCCGCGCCGGCCAACGCTCTTTCCGGCTCCACCGACGTCGGCTCGACGCAGCTCGACGACGCCCGCGCCGAGGTCGTCTCGCGTGACTCGCAGCGCGACGCGCTCGAGACCGCCACCTCCGAGAAGCTCCAGGACGCCGCCGAGGAGCAGGCCGAGCAGCGCGCCACCGAGCTCGCCAAGCTGGCCCGCGCCGCGCAGGACCAGGCCAAGGAGATCAAGGCCAACCAGTGGGTCCTCCCGCTCGATGCCGGCACCTACCGCATCTCCGAGGGCTTCGGCGAGGGCTACTCGTGGCGCGGCTACGCCCACACCGGCCTCGACTTCGCTGCTCCGAGCGGCACCCCGATCCACGCCGTCGCCAGCGGCACCATCACGTTCGCCGGCTACGCCGGTGGTTGCGGCAACATGACGATGCAGGTGCTCGACGACGGCACCGAGCTGAAGTACTGCCACCAGAGCTCGATCGCCACCTCGGTGGGCACCCGCGTCACGGCCGGCCAGATCATCGGCTACGTCGGCACCACCGGTCACTCGACCGGCAACCACCTCCACCTCGAGGTCCACCCCGGCGGTGGAGATGGGGTTGACCCCTACGCCGCGCTGGTGGCCAACGGGGTCACCCCGTAA
- the sucC gene encoding ADP-forming succinate--CoA ligase subunit beta codes for MDLMEYQAKELFAKHGVATTLGVVVETAEEAKAAAEQIGGVTVIKAQVKAGGRGKAGGVKLAKTPDEAFEHATNILNLTIKDLPVNRVLVTPATPPEEEYYFSFLLDRSNRQYLCIASVEGGVEIEEVAKTNPDAVKKIAIDPGKGVDAAKAREIATEAGFPEAVFEQAVTMIEKLYTVFVEEDATLVEVNPLARLAGDKLEALDGKVSLDENASEVRHPDHEQFEIAEEADPLEAKAKALGLNYVKLDGSVGIIGNGAGLVMSTLDVVAYAGENHGGVTPANFLDIGGGANAEVMANGLDVILNDEQVKSVFVNVFGGITACDEVAKGIVGALELLGDAATKPLVVRLDGNNVDLGRQILAEANHPLVTLVDTMDGAADKAAELANA; via the coding sequence GTGGATCTCATGGAGTACCAGGCGAAGGAACTCTTCGCCAAGCACGGCGTCGCGACCACCCTGGGTGTTGTCGTCGAGACCGCCGAAGAGGCCAAGGCCGCTGCCGAGCAGATCGGCGGCGTGACCGTCATCAAGGCGCAGGTCAAGGCCGGCGGCCGCGGCAAGGCTGGCGGCGTCAAGCTCGCCAAGACCCCGGACGAGGCGTTCGAGCACGCGACGAACATCCTCAACCTGACGATCAAGGACCTTCCGGTCAACCGCGTCCTGGTGACGCCCGCGACCCCGCCGGAGGAGGAGTACTACTTCTCCTTCCTGCTGGACCGCTCGAACCGCCAGTACCTCTGCATCGCGTCCGTCGAGGGTGGTGTCGAGATCGAAGAGGTCGCGAAGACCAACCCCGACGCCGTGAAGAAGATCGCGATCGACCCGGGCAAGGGCGTCGACGCTGCCAAGGCGCGCGAGATCGCGACCGAGGCCGGCTTCCCCGAGGCCGTCTTCGAGCAGGCCGTCACGATGATCGAGAAGCTCTACACGGTCTTCGTCGAAGAGGACGCGACCCTGGTCGAGGTCAACCCGCTTGCTCGCCTCGCCGGCGACAAGCTGGAGGCCCTGGACGGCAAGGTCTCGCTCGACGAGAACGCCTCCGAGGTCCGTCACCCCGACCACGAGCAGTTCGAGATCGCCGAAGAGGCTGACCCGCTCGAGGCGAAGGCCAAGGCGCTCGGCCTCAACTACGTGAAGCTCGACGGCTCCGTCGGCATCATCGGCAACGGCGCGGGTCTCGTGATGAGCACCCTCGACGTCGTCGCGTACGCCGGTGAGAACCACGGCGGCGTGACCCCGGCCAACTTCCTGGACATCGGTGGTGGCGCCAACGCTGAGGTCATGGCCAACGGCCTGGACGTCATCCTGAACGACGAGCAGGTCAAGTCGGTCTTCGTGAACGTCTTCGGTGGCATCACCGCGTGTGACGAGGTCGCGAAGGGCATCGTCGGTGCTCTCGAGCTCCTCGGCGACGCTGCGACCAAGCCGCTGGTCGTCCGTCTCGACGGCAACAACGTGGACCTGGGCCGCCAGATCCTCGCCGAGGCGAACCACCCGCTGGTCACCCTCGTGGACACCATGGACGGTGCGGCCGACAAGGCCGCCGAGCTCGCGAACGCCTGA